The nucleotide sequence AGAGAATCTCTATCTCTCCGTGGATCCCTACATGCGCGAATGCATGGACGGTGACTGGACGATGCACGGGCCGCTGGAGGGGCGGTCGGTCGGACGAGTCATTGACTCACGCGCCCCTGGACTGGCCATAGGGGATCTTGTCTTCCACCGGCAAGGGTGGCGGACGCATGCAGTCGTAAGTGCTGAGGAAGCCCGGGTACTGCCCGATCTCCCTGGCGTGCCCCCCAGCGCATTCCTCAGCGTGCTGGGCGGAACAGGGCTGAGCGCCTATGTCGCCCTGACTCGCATTGCTCACCTGGGCCCTAGGGAGAACATTTTCATCTCTGCCGCGGCCGGCGGCGTAGGGAGCTCTGCGGGTCAGTTCGCGCAGTTGCTGGGCGCGGATCGAGTTATCGGCAGTACTGGTTCGGCGGACAAGGTCCGGCATCTGACCGAGACCCTAGGGTTCGATGCTGCCTTCAACTACCGTGACGGGGAGGTGGGTGCACTACTGGCTGAGGCCGCGCCGGAGGGCATAGATGTGTACCTGGACAACGTCGGTGGAGGGCACCTGGAGGGAGCCATCAGCGCCATGCGACCCAATGGCCGAATCGCCTGGTGCGGTGCTGTAGCTCAGTACAACAGCACTGAACCGCCTGCCGCCCCGCGGAATCTCTACGACATCGTGGAGAAGACTATTCGCCTGGAAGGCTTCCTAGTACGCAAGTACCCCCACCTTCAAACAGAACTCGAAGAGTTCGCGGCACCGCACATCCGTTCCGGCCGGATCGTCCTCGATCAGACCGTGACGGATGGTTTTCACAGCATTATCGATGCCTTCCTAGGCATGCTGCGTGGTGAGAACACTGGAAAGATGCTGGTCCGTGCCTCTGACTAACACCGTGTCCTACATGGTGAGTTGGTTGTTGGTCGAGTATGGGGAGTGGACGGTGGGGATGGATCGTGCCGGTGGGGCTGTGGGAGATCGCCAGGCCGTTGCTGCCGTCGGCGCGAGTGCGGCCGCAAGGCGGCGGGGTGGCCAACATCGATGACGAGGCGGTGTTCGCGGCCATCGTCTACGTGCTGGTCAGCGGCTGTGCGTGGCGGGCTCTGCCGCCCTGTTTCGGTGCCTCGAAGTCGACGGTGCACCGCCGGTTTCTGATCTGGTCGCGGGCGGGAGTCTGGGGACGGCTGCACCAGAAGGTGCTCGAGATGCTCACCGGCCAGGGCCTGGTCGACCTGTCCCGGGCGGTACTCGACTCCGCTCACGTCCGCGCCAAAAAGGGGGCGAACACACAGGTCCGTCGCCCGTGGACCGGGGCAAACCGGGTTCCAGGATGCACGTCCTGTCGGACGCGAACGGACTGCCCCTACGCGTCGGAGTCTCCGCGGCCAACACCCACGACAGTCTCGGGCTGAAGCCGATGGTGGCGCATTTCCACGTAGGACACGAATCCCACAGCGACCATTCCAAGCTCCAACGGCTGCACGCCGACAAGGCTTACGATCTTCCTGACCTGCGACAATGGCTGCACAGCCGACACATCGGCGTCCGTATCGCCCGCAAAGGAATCGACTCAAGCGAGCGACTGGGCCGCCGAAGGTGGGTGATCGAGCGCACGATCTCCTGGCTCACCGGCTACCGTCGGCTGTCACCCCGTTACGAGCGTCACCCACGCAACTACCTTGCCTTCCTCGGCCTCGCCGCCGCCCTCTGCTGCTACAAATGCCTCCTCAAACTGACCATGTAGGACACGGTGTAAGAGGACCCCGTTAGGTTCGTCTTGATCTTGGAGTCGAGCAATGCTCAATACCTGTGGATCACTCCTGACGGAAGGAGACGTACCTTCCCGATGGATCGATGATCGATAGGTCATCGAGCAAGGCCGACGTTGCAGGGTCGGCCGGGAAGGCACGCCCGTGCTTACGGTAGTCAACGAGGATGGCACCACGCCAAGCGGCAGCTCGCTGCTGGATGGCATCGTTCGGGAAGGCGCGAGACGGATGCTCACCGCCGCACTGGAGGCCGAGGTCAACGCCTACGTAGCTGAGTTGGCCGACGAGCGCGACGGCAGGGGGCACAGTCTGGTGGTGGGCAACAACGACTATCACCAGCCTCGGCAGGTCGCCACCGGGGCCGGCGTGGTCGAGGTGAAGGCACCGCGGGTGAACGACAAGCGCGTCGACAAGGCCACGAGTGAGCGCAAGCGATTCTCGTCGGCGATTCTGTTGCCGTGGTGCCGCAAGTCGCCGAAGATCAGCGAGGTGCTGCCGCCGCTGCTCTACCTGCACAGTCTGTCCTCTGGCGACTTCGTGCCCGCTCTGGAGCAGTTCCCCGGTTCGTCCGCTGGGCTCTCGGCTGCGACGGTCACCCGGCTGACAACGCAGCGGCAGGCCGACCATGCCGCTTTCATGGACCGCGACCTCACGGAGGTCGACTACGGGTACATGTGGGCCGACGGCATCCACCTCAACGTCCGCCTGGAGGAGGCCAAGACGTGCGTCCTGGTACTCATCGGAGTCCGGCCCGACGGCTCCAATGAGCTGGTCGCGCTCAAGGACGGCTACCTCGAGTCGGGGGAGTCGTGGGCTGACCTGCTGCGGGACTGCGCCCGCCGGGGCATGCGAGCCCCGGTGTTCGCGGTCGGGGACGGCGCCCTGGGCTTGTGGAAGGCTCTGGCGGAGGTGTTTCCCGAAACCAGCGAGCAAAGGTGCTGGGTTCACAAAACGGCCAATGTTCTGGACGCCATGCCGAAGTCCGCACAGCCCGGCGCGAAGAAGGCCATCCCGGACATCTGCAACGCCGAGGCGGCGATCACAACGTTCGCCCAGCTCTACGGTGCGAAGTTCCCCAAGGTGGTTAAGAAGATCACCGATGACCAGGACCAGCTGCTGGCGTTCTGCGACTTCCCGGCCGAGCACTGGATCCACCTACGCACCACGAA is from Streptomyces hygroscopicus and encodes:
- a CDS encoding transposase IS1647, with the translated sequence MDRGKPGSRMHVLSDANGLPLRVGVSAANTHDSLGLKPMVAHFHVGHESHSDHSKLQRLHADKAYDLPDLRQWLHSRHIGVRIARKGIDSSERLGRRRWVIERTISWLTGYRRLSPRYERHPRNYLAFLGLAAALCCYKCLLKLTM
- a CDS encoding transposase, with the protein product MLTAALEAEVNAYVAELADERDGRGHSLVVGNNDYHQPRQVATGAGVVEVKAPRVNDKRVDKATSERKRFSSAILLPWCRKSPKISEVLPPLLYLHSLSSGDFVPALEQFPGSSAGLSAATVTRLTTQRQADHAAFMDRDLTEVDYGYMWADGIHLNVRLEEAKTCVLVLIGVRPDGSNELVALKDGYLESGESWADLLRDCARRGMRAPVFAVGDGALGLWKALAEVFPETSEQRCWVHKTANVLDAMPKSAQPGAKKAIPDICNAEAAITTFAQLYGAKFPKVVKKITDDQDQLLAFCDFPAEHWIHLRTTNPIESTFSTVRLRTKVTRGAGSRTAALAMLFKLVESAQQRWRAVNAPHLGALVRAGARFERGRLVERPEAIAA
- a CDS encoding NADP-dependent oxidoreductase, which gives rise to MTFAFTAVHQVSRPQGMPTAENFTFVEDGLPSLASGTALVENLYLSVDPYMRECMDGDWTMHGPLEGRSVGRVIDSRAPGLAIGDLVFHRQGWRTHAVVSAEEARVLPDLPGVPPSAFLSVLGGTGLSAYVALTRIAHLGPRENIFISAAAGGVGSSAGQFAQLLGADRVIGSTGSADKVRHLTETLGFDAAFNYRDGEVGALLAEAAPEGIDVYLDNVGGGHLEGAISAMRPNGRIAWCGAVAQYNSTEPPAAPRNLYDIVEKTIRLEGFLVRKYPHLQTELEEFAAPHIRSGRIVLDQTVTDGFHSIIDAFLGMLRGENTGKMLVRASD